A region of Paractinoplanes abujensis DNA encodes the following proteins:
- a CDS encoding diacylglycerol/lipid kinase family protein, with product MDMLRRIVDEGVDSVGWPRPAWYETTPDDPGEGQAKQAMEDGAELVFACGGDGTVMAVVSALAGTETTMAVLPAGTGNLLAANLGLGTDAATGVQVAIEGGRRRIDVGVCDGKCFVVMAGMGFDAQMLEGTSEQAKKRIGWLAYVGGALKHLRDRPMRARIVLDDRPPMPRRPRTVIVGNVGRLQGGVRLLTEADPADGQLDVAILSPSNLAHWVSLAWGVIRRRDRVPLMETYTASKIEIHSRSTQPRQLDGDLIEPGRTLKISVRPKALLLSVPRPAGDADLAYDVSTAAEAAEDLREAARE from the coding sequence ATGGACATGCTTCGCCGCATCGTCGACGAGGGTGTGGACAGTGTCGGCTGGCCCCGGCCGGCCTGGTACGAGACCACGCCCGACGACCCCGGCGAGGGTCAGGCCAAGCAGGCGATGGAGGACGGCGCCGAGCTGGTCTTCGCCTGCGGCGGCGACGGCACGGTGATGGCCGTGGTGTCCGCGCTGGCCGGCACCGAGACCACGATGGCCGTGCTCCCGGCCGGCACCGGCAACCTGCTGGCGGCCAACCTCGGGCTGGGCACCGACGCCGCGACCGGCGTGCAGGTGGCCATCGAGGGCGGCCGCCGCCGCATCGACGTGGGTGTCTGCGACGGCAAGTGCTTCGTGGTGATGGCGGGCATGGGCTTCGACGCCCAGATGCTCGAGGGCACCTCCGAGCAGGCCAAGAAGCGGATCGGCTGGCTGGCGTACGTGGGCGGGGCGCTCAAGCACCTGCGGGACCGGCCGATGCGGGCCCGGATCGTGCTGGACGACCGGCCGCCCATGCCGCGCCGCCCTCGTACGGTGATCGTCGGCAACGTCGGCCGGCTGCAGGGCGGGGTGCGGCTGCTCACCGAGGCCGACCCGGCCGACGGGCAGCTCGACGTGGCGATCCTCAGCCCCAGCAACCTGGCTCACTGGGTGTCGCTGGCCTGGGGCGTGATCCGCCGCCGGGACCGGGTGCCGCTGATGGAGACGTACACCGCCTCCAAGATCGAAATTCATTCCCGCAGTACGCAGCCCCGGCAGCTCGACGGCGACCTGATCGAGCCCGGCCGCACCCTCAAGATCTCCGTACGGCCCAAGGCCCTGCTGCTCAGCGTTCCGCGGCCCGCCGGCGACGCCGACCTGGCGTACGACGTGAGCACGGCGGCCGAGGCGGCCGAGGACCTGCGTGAGGCGGCCCGTGAGTAG
- a CDS encoding DEAD/DEAH box helicase, which translates to MDEDQLDAVADFAALELRPELLRALSGLGYEEPTPIQREAIPPLIAGKDLVGQAATGTGKTAAFALPLLQKLEAGAQDGPASLVLVPTRELAEQVSQAVHRYGRELGVRVLPVYGGQPITRQLQVLRRGVDIVVGTPGRVLDHIERGTLQLGEVGTVVLDEADEMLDMGFAEDIEAILAETPESRQTVLFSATMPPRIDAIARRHLRDPLRIRMGRDTAAADTLPKVRQTAFLIARAHKTAALGRVLDVEAPQAAIVFCRTREEVDEVTQSLNGRGYRAEALHGGMSQDQRDRVMGRLRGGSTELLVATDVAARGLDVDLLTHVINYNVPSAPEAYVHRIGRVGRAGREGAAITLAEPREQRMLKAIERLTGQRITPEKLPTVTDLRARRLELLRTTVRETLEDEDLERFRPILDLLTDEADLERVALAGLKLLNEANGGDVDEPEIPTAFPPREREPRDRGKPGGHRYPNERRPRGNTDDTTRVFVGLGRRAGLRPQDLVGAITNESGLPARDVGAIQITDRFALVEVPEGEADRVIRSLQKSTIRGKRPTVRRERFDR; encoded by the coding sequence ATGGATGAGGACCAGTTGGATGCCGTTGCCGACTTCGCCGCGCTGGAGCTGCGGCCGGAGCTGCTGCGCGCGCTGAGTGGTCTGGGTTACGAGGAGCCCACCCCGATCCAGCGGGAGGCCATCCCGCCGTTGATCGCGGGCAAGGACCTCGTGGGGCAGGCCGCGACGGGCACGGGCAAGACGGCCGCCTTCGCGCTGCCGCTGCTGCAGAAGCTCGAGGCCGGGGCGCAGGACGGGCCCGCCTCGCTGGTGCTGGTGCCGACCCGCGAGCTGGCCGAGCAGGTGTCGCAGGCGGTCCACCGCTACGGGCGCGAACTCGGCGTGCGCGTCCTCCCCGTCTACGGCGGGCAGCCCATCACCCGCCAGCTGCAGGTGCTGCGGCGCGGGGTCGACATCGTAGTGGGCACGCCGGGCCGGGTGCTCGACCACATCGAGCGCGGCACCCTGCAGCTCGGCGAGGTGGGCACGGTGGTGCTCGACGAGGCCGACGAGATGCTCGACATGGGCTTCGCCGAGGACATCGAGGCGATCCTGGCCGAGACGCCCGAGTCCCGGCAGACCGTGCTCTTCTCGGCCACCATGCCGCCCCGGATCGACGCCATCGCCCGCCGCCACCTGCGCGACCCGCTGCGCATCCGGATGGGCCGGGACACGGCCGCGGCCGACACCCTGCCCAAGGTCCGCCAGACGGCCTTTCTCATCGCGCGGGCCCACAAGACGGCCGCGCTCGGCCGCGTGCTCGACGTCGAGGCGCCCCAGGCGGCGATCGTGTTCTGCCGTACGCGGGAAGAGGTCGACGAGGTCACGCAGAGCCTCAACGGGCGGGGCTACCGGGCCGAGGCGCTGCACGGCGGCATGAGCCAGGACCAGCGCGACCGGGTCATGGGCCGGCTGCGCGGTGGCAGCACCGAGCTGCTGGTCGCCACCGACGTGGCCGCCCGCGGACTCGACGTCGACCTGCTGACCCACGTCATCAACTACAACGTGCCGTCGGCCCCCGAGGCCTACGTGCACCGCATCGGCCGGGTCGGGCGGGCCGGGCGTGAGGGCGCCGCCATCACCCTGGCCGAGCCGCGCGAGCAGCGCATGCTCAAGGCGATCGAGCGGCTGACCGGGCAGCGCATCACGCCGGAGAAGCTGCCCACGGTGACCGACCTGCGGGCGCGGCGGCTGGAACTGCTCCGGACGACCGTACGGGAAACGTTGGAGGACGAGGATCTGGAGCGGTTCCGGCCGATCCTCGACCTGCTGACCGACGAGGCCGACCTCGAACGGGTGGCCCTGGCCGGGTTGAAGCTGCTGAACGAGGCCAACGGCGGCGACGTCGACGAGCCCGAGATCCCGACGGCGTTTCCTCCGCGCGAGCGCGAACCCCGCGACCGCGGCAAACCGGGCGGCCACCGTTACCCCAACGAGCGCCGGCCGCGGGGCAACACCGACGACACCACCCGGGTCTTCGTCGGTCTGGGCCGCCGGGCCGGCCTGCGCCCGCAGGACCTGGTCGGCGCCATCACCAACGAGTCCGGCCTGCCCGCCCGCGACGTGGGGGCGATTCAGATCACCGACCGTTTCGCGCTGGTCGAGGTGCCCGAGGGCGAGGCCGACCGGGTGATCCGGTCGTTGCAGAAGAGCACGATCCGCGGCAAACGGCCCACCGTCCGCCGGGAGCGCTTCGACCGCTAG
- a CDS encoding MBL fold metallo-hydrolase, which produces MGATSVTWWGHSTVWLEDSGTTLLTDPVLTDRVAHLKRMTGPTPELPGVPDAVLLSHLHADHFHVASLRKLGGRPQLIVPRGAAPFVTRCLGSEAASRTVELAPGDETTIGPVRVRAVPAAHDGGRGPWSRERALAIGFVVEGAARTWYAGDTGLFDEMSDLAPLDLALIPVGGWGPTLGAHGHLDAADGAEALRRAKASWAVPVHYGTLWPIGLARVRSHMFREPGANFARLAERTAPDSVVRVLGPGESLTIGPTA; this is translated from the coding sequence GTGGGAGCGACATCGGTCACCTGGTGGGGTCACAGCACAGTGTGGCTGGAGGATTCCGGCACAACCTTGCTCACCGATCCGGTGCTCACCGATCGGGTGGCCCACCTCAAACGGATGACCGGCCCCACCCCCGAGCTGCCCGGGGTGCCCGACGCGGTGCTGCTCTCGCACCTGCACGCCGACCACTTCCACGTCGCGTCGCTGCGCAAGCTCGGCGGCCGTCCGCAACTGATCGTCCCGCGCGGCGCCGCGCCGTTCGTGACCCGCTGCCTGGGCTCCGAGGCCGCGTCCCGCACGGTCGAGCTCGCGCCCGGCGACGAGACAACCATCGGTCCCGTACGGGTCAGGGCCGTGCCCGCGGCCCACGACGGCGGGCGCGGTCCCTGGTCGCGGGAGCGTGCCCTCGCCATCGGCTTCGTCGTCGAGGGTGCCGCCCGCACGTGGTACGCGGGCGACACCGGGTTGTTCGACGAGATGAGCGACCTGGCCCCGCTCGACCTGGCGCTGATCCCGGTCGGTGGCTGGGGCCCCACGCTGGGCGCCCACGGCCACCTCGACGCGGCCGACGGCGCCGAGGCCCTGCGCCGGGCCAAGGCGTCCTGGGCGGTGCCGGTGCACTACGGCACGCTGTGGCCGATCGGCCTGGCCCGTGTCCGCTCCCACATGTTCCGCGAGCCCGGGGCCAACTTCGCCCGCCTGGCCGAGCGCACCGCCCCCGACTCCGTGGTGCGGGTGCTCGGCCCCGGCGAGAGCCTGACGATCGGCCCCACCGCGTGA
- a CDS encoding EAL domain-containing protein encodes MANQRFAVIVGVNDTYTRLRFAERDAEAVHELLELEGFDARLFTGPYVTASEVKAALRQIATRAGKTDLLIVYFAGRAVTPMWSRGAETYLVTPDLDESALSENPDSGLRMAFLERDVLEFFAGIAVLVVDAAGPSGFPGPRSHRYAALVSCAEDAAERETPVVGHGVLTAHVLATLRRQPRVTIAALTEAVREQGLTPLVTGPSWTDDVVLVGSAGEPAPAVLPLANPLDAATGEIGQLIRRLSQHARMPRHAAPRSTGTRADAGVAAPSRVEYVRAATKAHSTALLEYTAGGQFQPIDSSKRFDLDAIRPTLRFPPGADWFGHTVHDDHRTVLCVPLRHAEGRSLLLALVDPAPELLGLGQPLAKILETVWRTDFAATPDEAEVEVLTALREAFGRLPRALFEHCFELYRRVLESYSVVFQPVVTLGKTARRIEVHSYEALARRSAADSRAPVAMLRLAEVWGDRFVVERDKVILRMALHTYARAHADGPWSEPKPLSINVAVRSLLSDAYVEVLRTAIAELGLDPAAITLEISEQDPIEPRRGEQWAEAPHAYFHNRLAAIARDVGVAFAVDDFGEGYASLSRMAELPLTQIKVDRAILHHPLAAKELSLVMDTARHASHAPRVVIVEGVDDESPLTLREIYEQRIRHVQGWITQQPARPTLRPLEPEVCERIAALVRGDDEHRGTLMTRPRAAAPGELPMQRGA; translated from the coding sequence ATGGCAAATCAGCGCTTCGCGGTGATTGTGGGGGTCAACGACACCTACACCCGCTTGCGCTTCGCCGAACGAGACGCCGAGGCCGTCCACGAGCTGCTCGAGCTTGAGGGCTTCGACGCGCGGCTGTTCACGGGCCCCTATGTCACAGCCAGTGAAGTCAAGGCTGCGCTGCGCCAGATCGCGACCCGGGCCGGCAAAACCGATCTCCTGATCGTCTATTTCGCGGGCCGGGCGGTCACGCCGATGTGGAGTCGGGGCGCCGAGACCTATCTGGTCACTCCCGATCTGGACGAATCCGCCCTATCCGAAAATCCCGACTCCGGGCTGCGGATGGCGTTTCTGGAACGGGACGTGCTCGAGTTCTTCGCCGGCATCGCCGTGCTGGTCGTCGACGCCGCCGGCCCGTCCGGTTTCCCCGGGCCGCGCAGCCACCGGTACGCCGCGCTGGTGTCCTGCGCCGAGGACGCGGCCGAACGCGAAACCCCCGTGGTCGGGCACGGCGTGCTCACCGCGCACGTGCTGGCCACACTGCGCCGGCAGCCGCGCGTCACGATCGCGGCGCTGACCGAGGCCGTACGGGAACAAGGTTTGACGCCGCTGGTCACCGGGCCGTCGTGGACCGACGACGTGGTGCTCGTGGGGTCCGCGGGTGAACCGGCGCCGGCCGTGCTGCCGCTCGCGAACCCGCTCGACGCCGCCACCGGAGAGATCGGGCAGCTGATCCGGCGCCTCTCGCAACACGCCCGCATGCCCCGGCACGCCGCCCCGCGCTCCACCGGCACCCGCGCCGACGCCGGAGTGGCCGCGCCCTCCCGGGTCGAATACGTGCGCGCGGCCACCAAGGCCCACTCGACGGCCCTGCTCGAATACACCGCGGGCGGGCAGTTCCAGCCGATCGACTCGAGCAAACGGTTCGACCTCGACGCGATCCGCCCGACGCTGCGCTTCCCACCCGGCGCCGACTGGTTCGGGCACACCGTCCACGACGACCACCGCACGGTGCTCTGCGTGCCGCTGCGCCACGCCGAAGGCCGGTCCCTGCTGCTGGCCCTGGTCGACCCCGCGCCCGAACTGCTGGGCCTCGGTCAGCCGCTGGCCAAGATCCTGGAGACCGTCTGGCGTACGGACTTCGCCGCCACCCCCGACGAGGCCGAGGTCGAAGTGCTGACCGCGCTGCGCGAGGCGTTCGGCCGGCTGCCCCGCGCCCTGTTCGAGCACTGCTTCGAGCTCTACCGGCGCGTCCTCGAGTCGTACTCGGTGGTGTTCCAGCCCGTCGTGACGCTCGGCAAGACCGCCCGGCGGATCGAGGTGCACAGCTACGAGGCGCTGGCCCGGCGCTCGGCGGCCGACTCGCGGGCCCCCGTGGCGATGCTGCGGCTGGCCGAGGTGTGGGGCGACCGGTTCGTGGTCGAGCGGGACAAGGTGATCCTGCGGATGGCCCTGCACACGTACGCCCGCGCCCACGCCGACGGCCCCTGGTCCGAGCCCAAACCCCTGTCGATCAACGTCGCCGTGCGGTCGTTGCTGAGCGACGCGTACGTCGAGGTGCTGCGCACGGCGATCGCCGAACTGGGCCTCGACCCGGCCGCGATCACGCTGGAGATCTCGGAACAGGACCCGATCGAACCCCGCCGCGGCGAACAATGGGCCGAGGCGCCGCACGCGTACTTCCACAACCGGCTGGCCGCGATCGCCCGCGACGTCGGGGTGGCGTTCGCCGTCGACGACTTCGGCGAGGGCTACGCGTCGCTGTCCCGGATGGCCGAACTGCCGCTCACCCAGATCAAGGTGGACCGCGCGATCCTGCACCATCCGCTGGCCGCCAAGGAACTGTCGCTGGTGATGGACACCGCCCGCCACGCCAGCCACGCGCCGCGGGTCGTCATCGTCGAAGGGGTCGACGACGAGTCCCCGCTGACGCTGCGCGAGATCTACGAACAGCGGATCCGGCACGTGCAGGGCTGGATCACCCAGCAGCCGGCCCGGCCCACCCTGCGGCCGCTCGAGCCCGAGGTCTGCGAGCGCATCGCCGCCCTCGTGCGGGGCGACGACGAACATCGCGGCACCCTGATGACCCGCCCCCGGGCCGCGGCCCCCGGGGAGTTACCTATGCAGCGGGGCGCTTAG
- a CDS encoding phosphatase PAP2 family protein has product MTDDKHVVERAGWAPVRHFAGRSVAGLAAVVLAGLGFGLLLLLVRGNWGPLRELDQSIAESMNNLVAPHPAVVKVITVITSLGGRGVLIPLVTMVVLWLLIRRRPRLAIYLAVTGLGAMILDPSLKALVGRVRPVVADPVAFGGGNSFPSGHTLGATIVWGALALVLLSATRGRWKGAILTVAAVIIVAVGLTRVALSVHFLSDVLAGWLLGLAWISVTAYAFRVWRREAGHTVPPVTDGLEPEAAADLAPAPAEEKVLPHPWAKGAEILVGWVFTFGVLYFVGYVFTNWTRDTAFGSWDEGVNRWLQTFRTERLDHLSWLASKAGDTHAILMICLVVCPLALALWRQWRPIVFIVLTMAGELTLFLTSAAAVGRPRPPVEQLDGQMPTSSFPSGHIAATMCVWVAIAVVVMPRVRQWWRYVFLALAVLMPAMVALSRMYRGMHHPTDVLGATLLTACWVGALYLILRPNERARTVSEAAQDVQEQHELKPEQPQLEEPQPEQQRRVPA; this is encoded by the coding sequence GTGACGGACGACAAGCATGTGGTGGAGCGCGCCGGGTGGGCGCCGGTAAGGCATTTCGCCGGGCGCAGCGTGGCCGGCCTGGCCGCGGTCGTGCTGGCCGGGCTCGGCTTCGGCTTGCTGCTCCTGCTCGTACGAGGCAACTGGGGCCCGCTGCGCGAGCTCGACCAGTCGATCGCCGAGAGCATGAACAACCTGGTCGCGCCGCACCCGGCGGTCGTCAAGGTGATCACTGTGATCACCTCGCTGGGCGGCCGCGGCGTGCTGATCCCGCTGGTCACCATGGTGGTGCTGTGGCTGCTGATCCGCCGCCGGCCCCGCCTGGCCATCTATCTGGCGGTCACCGGTCTGGGCGCGATGATCCTCGACCCGTCGCTCAAGGCGCTGGTCGGGCGGGTGCGTCCGGTGGTGGCCGACCCGGTCGCGTTCGGCGGGGGCAACAGTTTCCCGAGCGGGCACACGCTGGGCGCCACCATCGTCTGGGGCGCGCTGGCGCTGGTGCTGCTCTCGGCCACCCGGGGCCGCTGGAAGGGGGCGATCCTGACGGTCGCGGCCGTGATCATCGTGGCCGTCGGGCTGACCCGCGTCGCGCTCAGCGTGCATTTCCTCTCCGACGTGCTCGCCGGCTGGCTGCTCGGGCTGGCCTGGATCAGCGTCACCGCGTACGCGTTCCGGGTGTGGCGCCGCGAGGCCGGCCACACCGTCCCGCCCGTCACCGACGGTCTCGAACCGGAGGCCGCAGCCGATCTCGCGCCCGCCCCGGCCGAGGAGAAGGTGCTGCCCCACCCGTGGGCCAAGGGCGCCGAGATCCTGGTCGGCTGGGTGTTCACGTTCGGCGTCCTGTACTTCGTCGGGTACGTCTTCACGAACTGGACGCGCGACACCGCGTTCGGCTCGTGGGACGAGGGCGTGAACCGGTGGCTGCAGACGTTCCGCACCGAGCGGCTCGACCACCTGAGCTGGCTCGCCTCCAAGGCCGGCGACACCCACGCGATCCTGATGATCTGCCTGGTCGTCTGCCCGCTGGCGCTGGCCCTGTGGCGGCAGTGGCGGCCGATCGTGTTCATCGTGCTGACCATGGCCGGCGAGCTCACCCTGTTCCTGACCAGCGCGGCCGCCGTCGGGCGCCCGCGTCCGCCGGTCGAGCAGCTGGACGGCCAGATGCCGACCTCGTCGTTCCCGTCGGGTCACATCGCGGCCACCATGTGCGTGTGGGTCGCCATCGCCGTGGTGGTCATGCCCCGCGTACGGCAGTGGTGGCGCTACGTCTTCCTGGCCCTCGCGGTGCTGATGCCGGCGATGGTGGCGCTGTCCCGGATGTACCGCGGCATGCACCACCCGACCGACGTGCTCGGGGCGACGCTGCTCACGGCGTGCTGGGTGGGTGCGCTCTACCTCATCCTGCGTCCGAACGAGCGGGCGCGAACCGTCTCGGAGGCCGCGCAGGACGTGCAGGAGCAGCACGAGCTGAAGCCGGAGCAGCCGCAGCTGGAGGAGCCGCAGCCGGAGCAGCAGCGGCGGGTGCCGGCATGA
- a CDS encoding endonuclease/exonuclease/phosphatase family protein — translation MRFMTWNIKTGGKGRLDAITTVIKRERPDVLALQELRGFDRDDGRIMSDLANAVGMVPHLARSFLGQPVAVLVRPPLTIIERSSVRFRLHHAAAVVTVATPAGPLRVVSTHLNPFSPYRRMREALWLAARYRPDKVPTVLAGDLNGLDPGTDHTETLAPQPGFLRARHLAADGTADTRALAAFGAAGFVDLWKRVGSGSPLTVPTTRGGGREFSRMRLDYVLAGPTIAEGASAMTVIRGDETEFASDHYPVRVDLSAKIDLIEPN, via the coding sequence ATGAGGTTCATGACCTGGAACATCAAGACGGGCGGGAAGGGCCGGCTCGACGCGATCACCACGGTGATCAAGCGGGAGCGGCCCGACGTGCTCGCCCTGCAGGAGCTGCGCGGCTTCGACCGCGACGACGGCCGGATCATGAGCGACCTGGCCAACGCGGTGGGCATGGTGCCGCACCTGGCCCGCTCGTTCCTCGGGCAGCCGGTCGCCGTGCTCGTCCGGCCGCCCCTGACGATCATCGAGCGCTCCTCGGTGCGCTTCCGGCTGCACCACGCGGCCGCGGTCGTGACGGTGGCGACGCCGGCCGGCCCTCTCCGCGTGGTGAGCACTCACTTGAATCCGTTCTCGCCCTACCGCCGCATGCGCGAGGCGCTCTGGCTGGCCGCGCGCTACCGGCCCGACAAGGTGCCGACGGTGCTGGCCGGCGACCTCAACGGCCTCGACCCGGGCACCGACCACACCGAGACGCTGGCCCCGCAGCCCGGCTTCCTGCGGGCCCGGCACCTGGCCGCGGACGGCACGGCCGACACCCGGGCGCTGGCCGCGTTCGGCGCCGCCGGGTTCGTCGACCTGTGGAAACGGGTCGGCTCGGGCTCGCCCTTGACGGTGCCGACCACGCGCGGCGGCGGCCGCGAGTTCAGCCGCATGCGCCTCGACTACGTGCTGGCCGGCCCCACGATCGCCGAGGGCGCGAGCGCCATGACGGTGATCCGCGGGGACGAGACGGAGTTTGCTTCCGATCACTACCCCGTACGAGTGGATTTGTCGGCAAAGATCGATTTGATTGAGCCGAACTGA
- a CDS encoding YihY/virulence factor BrkB family protein: MSSTEPVPETRDMRGEELSADDAVHALWHYGRWPLLRDAFIRFRYGDGFSHARAFAFQLCLAIVPFLIALAGLAADLGAEDGGRVVAETILELTPGASDPLVGELLEDTESSSDAGEVALTLGLITGLAALMTAMAQIERGANRIYGVERDRPALFKYLWAGLLAFFAGIPALFGFLLLVGGRAFGDAAARHWPWADDVRVAWDFVRWPLSLLLIVFAVGLLFKYSPRRRQPGYSWLLFGAVVATALWWLASLLLAGYVRFGSNFGATYGPLTAIMALLLWANLTGIALFLGIAFAAQLEAARVGVDQPALEDKWEPSPDEPKAKGGKPRPRRAARVGRGVREKRSG; the protein is encoded by the coding sequence GTGAGTAGTACCGAGCCGGTCCCCGAGACGAGGGACATGCGGGGGGAGGAACTCTCGGCCGACGACGCCGTGCACGCGCTCTGGCACTACGGCCGCTGGCCGCTGCTGCGGGACGCGTTCATCCGGTTCCGGTACGGCGACGGCTTCAGCCATGCCCGCGCGTTCGCCTTCCAGCTCTGCCTGGCCATCGTGCCGTTCCTCATCGCGCTGGCCGGTCTCGCGGCCGACCTGGGCGCCGAGGACGGCGGTCGGGTGGTCGCCGAGACCATTCTGGAGCTCACCCCGGGCGCCAGCGACCCGCTGGTGGGGGAGCTGCTGGAGGACACGGAGAGCAGCAGCGACGCCGGCGAGGTGGCGCTGACCCTCGGCCTGATCACCGGCCTGGCCGCCCTGATGACCGCGATGGCGCAGATCGAGCGGGGCGCCAACCGGATCTACGGCGTCGAGCGGGACCGGCCCGCGCTGTTCAAATACCTCTGGGCCGGTCTGCTGGCGTTCTTCGCGGGCATCCCCGCCCTCTTCGGCTTTCTGCTGCTCGTGGGGGGCCGAGCCTTCGGCGACGCGGCCGCGCGCCATTGGCCGTGGGCCGACGACGTGCGGGTGGCGTGGGACTTCGTACGGTGGCCGCTGAGCCTGCTGCTGATCGTGTTCGCGGTCGGCCTGCTGTTCAAGTACTCGCCGCGCCGCCGCCAGCCGGGCTACTCCTGGCTGCTGTTCGGGGCCGTGGTCGCGACCGCGCTGTGGTGGCTGGCCAGTCTGCTGCTGGCCGGCTACGTGCGTTTCGGCAGCAACTTCGGCGCCACGTACGGGCCGCTGACCGCGATCATGGCGCTGCTGCTCTGGGCCAACCTCACCGGCATCGCGCTGTTCCTCGGCATCGCCTTCGCGGCTCAGCTCGAGGCAGCCCGGGTCGGCGTGGACCAGCCCGCGCTGGAGGACAAGTGGGAGCCGAGCCCCGACGAACCGAAGGCGAAAGGCGGTAAACCCCGGCCGCGGCGGGCGGCTCGCGTCGGACGCGGTGTACGGGAGAAGCGCTCAGGGTAA
- a CDS encoding tetratricopeptide repeat protein — protein MVIIEDRIERAKEAYERAVYQGDTSMLADAEEALDAVEADAALARGKLLHARFQSAAGAPAVEDPAELPLFERALDLYRAVGDTRGEAAALFWIGCLHQFIRRDDETAVPCLQRSYRLAAESGDAGIQSEALRHLGIAAHAAGRLDSARDQLEESSRLRRESGNLPGVASNMIGLAYIAAAQDRPADAIAILDEAQVIARAHQAHAIVRHIEQARTAM, from the coding sequence GTGGTCATCATCGAAGACCGGATCGAACGAGCGAAAGAAGCGTACGAGCGAGCGGTTTACCAGGGCGACACGAGCATGCTCGCCGACGCCGAAGAGGCCCTGGACGCCGTCGAGGCCGATGCGGCGCTGGCCCGGGGAAAGCTCCTCCATGCGCGGTTTCAGAGCGCAGCCGGCGCCCCGGCCGTCGAGGATCCCGCCGAGCTGCCGTTGTTCGAGCGCGCCCTCGATCTGTACCGGGCGGTGGGCGACACCCGCGGTGAGGCCGCAGCCCTGTTCTGGATCGGCTGCCTCCACCAGTTCATCCGCCGTGACGACGAGACCGCCGTACCCTGTCTGCAGCGGTCCTACCGGCTGGCGGCCGAGTCCGGGGACGCGGGGATCCAGTCCGAGGCGCTGCGGCATCTGGGTATTGCGGCGCATGCCGCCGGTCGGCTCGACTCAGCTCGGGACCAGCTCGAGGAGTCGTCCCGCCTGCGCCGGGAATCCGGGAACCTCCCCGGCGTAGCGTCGAACATGATCGGGTTGGCCTACATCGCCGCGGCTCAGGATCGGCCTGCGGATGCGATCGCGATTCTCGACGAGGCGCAGGTCATCGCCCGCGCCCATCAGGCCCACGCCATCGTGCGGCACATCGAGCAGGCACGAACAGCGATGTGA
- the msrA gene encoding peptide-methionine (S)-S-oxide reductase MsrA produces the protein MAEEKAILAGGCFWGMQDLIRRRPGVVTTRVGYTGGRVENATYYNHDGHAEAIEITYDPARTSYRDLLEFFFQIHDPTTLNRQGNDIGTSYRSAIFFTSDEQKRVAEDTIADVEASGLWPGRVVTEVTAAGPFWEAEPEHQDYLERIPDGYTCHFPRPGWKLPKRPAA, from the coding sequence ATGGCTGAGGAGAAGGCGATTCTGGCCGGGGGCTGTTTCTGGGGGATGCAGGACCTGATCCGCCGCCGGCCCGGGGTGGTGACGACCCGCGTCGGCTACACCGGGGGCCGGGTGGAGAACGCGACCTACTACAACCACGACGGTCACGCCGAGGCCATCGAGATCACCTATGACCCGGCGCGGACGTCGTACCGGGATCTGCTCGAGTTCTTCTTCCAGATCCACGACCCGACCACGCTCAACCGGCAGGGCAACGACATCGGCACCAGCTACCGGTCGGCGATCTTCTTCACGAGCGACGAGCAGAAGCGGGTCGCCGAGGACACGATCGCCGACGTCGAGGCGTCGGGGTTGTGGCCGGGCCGGGTCGTCACCGAGGTGACCGCGGCCGGGCCGTTCTGGGAGGCCGAGCCGGAGCACCAGGACTATCTGGAGCGCATCCCGGACGGCTACACCTGCCATTTCCCGCGCCCCGGCTGGAAGCTGCCTAAGCGCCCCGCTGCATAG